The following coding sequences lie in one Panicum virgatum strain AP13 chromosome 6N, P.virgatum_v5, whole genome shotgun sequence genomic window:
- the LOC120679948 gene encoding peroxygenase-like, giving the protein MTLQLVSSLPARCSRLAVPRLRSSCKLSPRASMSSSFSSVPEDASMETEAPHAPVTRERRLNPSLHEQLPKPYLARALEAVDPSHPQGTRGRDPRGLTVLQQHAAFFDRNGDGIIYPWETFQGLRAIGCGLPVSFFGSILINLLLTFPTQQGWLPSPLLPIHIKNIYKGKHGSDSESYDTEGRFDPSKFDAIFSKYGRTHPDALTLEELFSMLKGNRNMYDFVGWVAAAGEWLLLYSVAKDKDGLLQRETVRGAFDGSLFERLQDNKKSS; this is encoded by the exons ATGACTCTGCAACTCGTCTCGAGCCTCCCCGCGCGGTGCTCCCGTCTCGCCGTTCCCCGCCTCCGAAG CTCCTGCAAGCTCAGTCCGCGAGCGAGCATGTCGTCGTCCTTCTCGTCGGTGCCGGAGGACGCGTCCATGGAGACGGAGGCGCCCCACGCGCCCGTCACCCGGGAGCGGAGGCTCAACCCCAGCCTGCACGAGCAGCTTCCCAAGCCAT ATCTCGCGCGGGCTCTGGAGGCGGTGGACCCGAGCCACCCGCAGGGGACCAGGGGGCGCGACCCCCGCGGCCTGACCGTGCTTCAGCAGCACGCCGCCTTCTTCGACCGCAACGGCGACGGCATCATCTACCCCTGGGAGACGTTTCAAG GCCTCCGTGCCATAGGGTGCGGGCTCCCAGTATCGTTCTTCGGCTCTATACTGATCAACCTCCTCCTCACCTTTCCCACTCAGCAG GGTTGGTTGCCTTCCCCTTTGCTCCCCATCCATATCAAGAACATCTACAAGGGCAAGCATGGGAGTGATTCTGAATCCTATGATACTGAAGGGAG GTTTGATCCATCAAAGTTCGATGCTATATTTAGcaagtatggccgaacgcatcCGGATGCTTTGACGTTAGAGGAATTGTTTTCCATGCTTAAAGGAAACCGCAATATGTATGATTTCGTTGGCTG GGTCGCTGCAGCCGGTGAATGGCTGTTACTCTACAGTGTGGCGAAGGATAAGGATGGCCTGTTGCAGCGGGAGACTGTCCGGGGCGCTTTCGATGGGAGCCTATTTGAGCGACTGCAAGACAACAAGAAATCCTCCTGA